The genomic stretch AACTGGCCAGTCATCTTTCCTATCCCTGTTTTGTAAAACCCGCTGAAGGTGGTTCAAGTGTGGGTATTTCAAAAGTAAAAGCAAAAGAAGAACTGGGAGATGCTGTGGAAAAGGCATTTGCGGAAGATGAGCAGATATTGATTGAAACCTACATCAAAGGACGTGAACTTACCTGTGGGTTATTTGGCCGGATGAATGGAGAAATTACGGTATTACCCATCACGGAAATCGTTACCCAGCGGGAGTTTTTTGATTATGTTGCCAAATACACACCGGGTGCGTCTGACGAAATTACTCCGGCCGATATACCGGTTCATGTGGCCAACCGGATCCGGGATGCAGCCAAAACACTTTATTTGAAACTCAATTGCAAAGGGCTGGTACGGATTGATTTTATCCTGGAAGAAGGTACGGAAGACCTGTATTTTCTGGAAGTCAACACGGTGCCTGGCCAGTCGGCCAACAGCATTGTGCCCAAACAGATACGTGCTGCCGGTATGCAACTGAGCGATGTGTACCAGCAATTGATTGAAGATTGTCTGTTGCGGGCTGGTGTGGTTACTGGGAATCAGGTAAAAGATTGAAATGAATTTTATGCCTATGAATCCGGTGAGATGGTTATTGCAAAAGTCCTTCTGGGTAAATCTGCTGGCAGTATGCATGCTTATTGTGTTGCTGGGTGTGTTGTTTTTTGCCTCTCTGCGATGGATTACCCGCCATGGCGAAACCGCTACTGTACCGGATATCATGGGTAAGCCTTATGATGAGGCAGTCCGCTTGCTGGAGCAGGCACACTTCCGGGTGGTTGTGCAGGACTCAGGGTATACCGATACACTTCCGCCATTAACGGTGTTGCGGCAGGAACCCGAAGCCAATGCAGTGGTGAAG from Thermoflavifilum aggregans encodes the following:
- a CDS encoding D-alanine--D-alanine ligase, producing the protein MPASVRHIALLCGGYSGEYEISLQSAETVEKHLRASGYEVYKILITRSGWNYVHPSGQYIAIDKNDFSILLNGEKIVFDAVFNIIHGTPGEDGRLQGYLDMLGIPYTGCNAITSAVTFNKAFCNKIVASYGIVKVARSVHLIKGQPIDLEKLASHLSYPCFVKPAEGGSSVGISKVKAKEELGDAVEKAFAEDEQILIETYIKGRELTCGLFGRMNGEITVLPITEIVTQREFFDYVAKYTPGASDEITPADIPVHVANRIRDAAKTLYLKLNCKGLVRIDFILEEGTEDLYFLEVNTVPGQSANSIVPKQIRAAGMQLSDVYQQLIEDCLLRAGVVTGNQVKD